In Streptomyces thermolilacinus SPC6, a single genomic region encodes these proteins:
- a CDS encoding CDP-alcohol phosphatidyltransferase family protein: MEVQETRVQTDRVLTIPNILSMARLIGVPLFLWLILRPEFGGPNSDGWALLVLALSGVSDYLDGKLARRWNQISSLGRILDPAADRLYILSTLIGLTWREILPLWLTAALVARELMLLVMVGILRRHGYPPPQVNFLGKAATFNLMYAFPLLLLSDGDTWLASLAEVFGWAFAGWGTTLYWWAGILYVVQVRRLVKAETAAE; the protein is encoded by the coding sequence GTGGAGGTACAGGAGACTCGCGTTCAGACGGACCGGGTCCTCACCATCCCCAACATCCTGAGCATGGCCAGGCTCATCGGTGTACCGCTCTTCCTGTGGCTCATTCTCCGCCCCGAGTTCGGCGGGCCCAACAGCGACGGATGGGCCCTCCTGGTCCTGGCCCTCAGCGGCGTCAGCGACTACCTCGACGGTAAGCTCGCACGACGCTGGAACCAGATCAGCAGCCTCGGACGAATCCTCGACCCCGCGGCCGACCGGCTGTACATCCTGTCCACCCTCATCGGGCTGACCTGGCGCGAGATCCTCCCGCTCTGGCTCACCGCCGCACTTGTCGCCCGCGAGCTGATGCTCCTGGTCATGGTGGGAATCCTCCGCCGCCACGGCTATCCGCCGCCGCAGGTGAACTTCCTCGGCAAGGCCGCCACGTTCAACCTCATGTACGCGTTCCCGTTGCTGCTGCTCAGTGACGGGGACACGTGGCTTGCGTCACTCGCTGAAGTTTTCGGGTGGGCCTTCGCCGGATGGGGTACAACTCTGTACTGGTGGGCAGGGATTCTCTACGTGGTCCAGGTCCGCCGACTTGTCAAGGCGGAAACCGCAGCCGAATGA